A stretch of the Streptomyces sp. NBC_01428 genome encodes the following:
- a CDS encoding antibiotic biosynthesis monooxygenase family protein, producing MSVVKINVLTVPAEQRETLEKRFASRAHAVEGSDGFEWFELLRPLEGTDSYLVYTRWRDEESFQAWMEGPMQAAHQGGAASGGERPRPAASGSTLWSFEVVQQAAPAKP from the coding sequence ATGAGCGTAGTCAAGATCAACGTACTGACCGTCCCCGCCGAGCAGCGGGAGACGCTGGAGAAGCGCTTCGCCTCGCGGGCCCACGCGGTGGAGGGCTCCGACGGGTTCGAGTGGTTCGAGCTGCTGCGGCCCCTCGAAGGCACCGACAGCTACCTCGTCTACACCCGCTGGCGTGACGAGGAGTCCTTCCAGGCCTGGATGGAGGGCCCGATGCAGGCCGCCCACCAGGGTGGGGCCGCTTCCGGCGGCGAGCGTCCCCGGCCCGCGGCGAGCGGATCCACGCTGTGGTCCTTCGAGGTCGTGCAGCAGGCCGCTCCGGCCAAGCCGTAG
- a CDS encoding Asp23/Gls24 family envelope stress response protein has product MTDLSSSPATSKNQTDKSTRSGAGGRSDPAGRGRTTIADSVVEKIAAAAARDSVGVHSLGSGMARTLGSVRDRVPVGRPGASRGVSVEVGERQAAVDLDLVVDYGYPIADVATGVRTDVISAVERMTGLEVVEVNLAVGDVHLPDEEDDTPQSESRVT; this is encoded by the coding sequence ATGACGGACCTGAGCAGCAGCCCCGCGACCAGCAAGAACCAGACGGACAAGTCGACGCGGTCCGGCGCCGGGGGCAGGAGTGATCCGGCCGGCCGGGGGCGGACCACCATCGCCGACAGCGTCGTGGAGAAGATCGCCGCAGCAGCCGCACGGGATTCCGTGGGCGTGCACAGCCTGGGCAGCGGCATGGCACGAACGCTCGGATCCGTCCGCGACCGGGTCCCCGTCGGACGTCCCGGAGCGAGCCGTGGAGTGAGCGTCGAGGTGGGTGAGCGCCAGGCGGCGGTGGACCTCGACCTGGTCGTCGACTACGGGTATCCCATCGCGGACGTGGCCACCGGCGTACGTACCGACGTGATCTCGGCCGTGGAGCGGATGACCGGCCTGGAGGTCGTCGAGGTCAACCTCGCCGTCGGCGACGTCCATCTGCCCGACGAAGAGGACGACACACCGCAGTCGGAGAGCCGCGTGACGTGA
- a CDS encoding DUF3040 domain-containing protein has product MDEKDHRDTVRLSPLERATLAEIEEGLRHDHVEPDPPPTPARRSWLPLSIVLMLLCSVFLAVVGYRTSQPAVLWCFAILWPLTVIQAVRLVRRWMKAGGRGRITSWF; this is encoded by the coding sequence GTGGACGAGAAGGACCACCGGGACACTGTCCGGCTGTCTCCGCTCGAACGCGCCACGCTCGCGGAGATCGAGGAAGGGCTGCGGCACGACCACGTCGAACCGGACCCGCCTCCCACCCCGGCCCGCCGGTCGTGGCTCCCGCTCTCGATCGTGCTGATGCTGCTCTGCTCCGTGTTTCTCGCCGTCGTCGGCTACCGCACGTCCCAGCCCGCCGTCCTCTGGTGCTTCGCGATCCTGTGGCCGCTCACCGTCATCCAGGCCGTCCGGCTGGTACGACGCTGGATGAAGGCCGGCGGTCGCGGCCGCATCACCTCCTGGTTCTGA
- a CDS encoding glutamate--cysteine ligase codes for MGRDVPALVFTREDRRQYRIKMQECLDAFAQMLRESRFDAERPQVGLEIELNLTDAEGDPAMRNSDVLDAIADPAWDSELGRFNLEINVPPRRLTAGGPDAWEEEIRAALNHADERARTVGVHLIMVGILPTLREEDVGPKALSENARYQLINEQVFAARGEDLLIEVDGVDRLRTYAETITPEAACTSTQFHLQVSPEEFADYWNAAQAIAGVQVALAANSPFLFGKELAHETRIPLFEQATDTRPQEIKAQGVRPRVWFGERWITSVFDLFEENLRYFPALLPLCEDQDPTRMLDRGDIPDLGELTLHNGTIYRWNRPVYAVAQGRPHLRVENRVLPAGPTVADTLANGAFYYGLTRALVDEDRPVWSRMSFSAAEDNLHAAARHGIDARLYWPGTGEVPVPELVLRRLLPLAHQGLERSGMDAAWREPLLGIIEQRCVTARNGAVWQKEMLHRLEASGHHDRHEALRLMTRQYIDYMHLNAPVHTWPVD; via the coding sequence ATGGGGCGAGATGTTCCGGCGCTGGTCTTCACCCGCGAGGACCGACGCCAGTACCGGATCAAGATGCAGGAGTGCCTCGACGCCTTCGCGCAGATGCTGCGCGAGTCACGGTTCGACGCGGAGCGGCCCCAGGTGGGCCTGGAGATAGAGCTGAATCTGACCGACGCCGAGGGCGACCCGGCGATGCGGAACAGCGACGTGCTCGACGCGATCGCGGATCCCGCCTGGGACTCCGAGCTGGGCCGGTTCAACCTGGAGATCAACGTGCCGCCCCGGCGGCTGACCGCGGGCGGTCCCGACGCCTGGGAGGAGGAGATCCGCGCCGCGCTGAACCATGCCGACGAACGCGCCAGGACCGTGGGCGTCCACCTGATCATGGTCGGTATCCTCCCCACCCTGCGCGAGGAGGACGTGGGCCCGAAGGCCCTGTCGGAGAACGCCCGTTACCAGCTGATCAACGAGCAGGTCTTCGCGGCACGCGGCGAGGACCTGCTCATCGAGGTGGACGGCGTCGACCGGTTGCGGACCTACGCGGAGACCATCACGCCGGAAGCCGCCTGCACGAGCACGCAGTTCCATCTCCAGGTTTCGCCCGAGGAGTTCGCCGACTACTGGAACGCGGCGCAGGCGATCGCCGGGGTGCAGGTCGCGCTCGCCGCCAACTCGCCGTTCCTGTTCGGCAAGGAACTGGCGCACGAGACGCGCATCCCGCTCTTCGAGCAGGCGACGGACACCCGTCCGCAGGAGATCAAGGCCCAGGGCGTACGGCCCCGGGTCTGGTTCGGGGAGCGGTGGATCACCAGCGTCTTCGACCTCTTCGAGGAGAACCTCCGCTACTTCCCTGCCCTGCTGCCCCTGTGCGAGGACCAGGACCCCACGCGGATGCTGGACCGCGGCGACATTCCCGACCTCGGCGAACTCACCCTGCACAACGGCACGATCTACCGCTGGAACCGTCCGGTGTACGCCGTCGCCCAGGGCAGGCCGCACCTGCGCGTGGAGAACCGCGTACTCCCCGCGGGCCCGACCGTCGCCGACACCCTCGCCAACGGCGCCTTCTACTACGGCCTCACCCGCGCGCTCGTCGACGAGGACCGGCCGGTCTGGTCACGGATGTCCTTCTCCGCCGCCGAGGACAACCTGCACGCGGCGGCACGGCACGGCATCGACGCCCGCCTGTACTGGCCCGGAACCGGCGAGGTCCCGGTGCCCGAACTCGTCCTGCGCAGACTGCTGCCGCTGGCCCACCAGGGCCTGGAGCGCTCGGGCATGGACGCGGCCTGGCGGGAACCGTTGCTCGGCATCATCGAGCAGCGGTGCGTCACGGCGCGCAACGGCGCCGTCTGGCAGAAGGAGATGCTGCACCGCCTCGAGGCCTCGGGCCACCACGACCGCCACGAGGCCCTGCGGCTCATGACCCGGCAGTACATCGACTACATGCATCTCAACGCCCCGGTCCACACCTGGCCGGTGGACTGA
- the gap gene encoding type I glyceraldehyde-3-phosphate dehydrogenase: MTRIAINGFGRIGRNVLRALLERDTKLEVVAVNDLTEPAALARLLAFDSTSGRLGRPVTVDGDTLVVDGHRIKVLAEREPAQLPWAELGVDVVLEATGRFTSAEAARAHLDAGARKVLVSAPSDGADVTLAFGVNNDAYDAATHTIVSNASCTTNALAPLAAVLDELAGIEHGFMTTVHAYTQEQNLQDGPHRDPRRARAAGVNIVPTTTGAAKAIGLVLPNLEGKLSGDSIRVPVPVGSIVELNTTVARDVTRDEVLAAYRTAAEGPLAGVLEYSEDALVSSDITGNPASSIFDSALTRVDGRHIKVVAWYDNEWGFSNRVIDTLQLLAAS; this comes from the coding sequence ATGACTCGCATCGCCATCAACGGATTCGGCCGCATCGGACGCAACGTGCTGCGCGCGCTGCTCGAACGCGACACCAAGCTGGAGGTCGTCGCCGTCAACGACCTCACCGAGCCCGCCGCGCTCGCCCGGCTCCTCGCCTTCGACTCGACGTCCGGCCGCCTCGGCCGCCCCGTGACCGTCGACGGGGACACCCTCGTCGTCGACGGCCACCGCATCAAGGTGCTCGCCGAGCGGGAGCCGGCTCAGTTGCCCTGGGCGGAACTCGGCGTCGACGTCGTCCTGGAGGCGACCGGCCGCTTCACCTCCGCCGAGGCGGCCCGCGCGCACCTCGACGCCGGCGCCAGGAAGGTCCTCGTCAGCGCGCCGTCCGACGGTGCCGACGTCACGCTCGCGTTCGGTGTGAACAACGACGCCTACGACGCGGCCACGCACACGATCGTCTCGAACGCGTCGTGCACCACCAACGCGCTCGCCCCGCTGGCCGCCGTCCTCGACGAACTCGCCGGTATCGAGCACGGCTTCATGACGACGGTGCACGCCTACACCCAGGAGCAGAACCTCCAGGACGGCCCGCACCGCGACCCCCGCCGCGCCCGTGCCGCCGGCGTCAACATCGTGCCGACGACGACCGGCGCCGCCAAGGCGATCGGCCTGGTGCTGCCGAACCTCGAGGGCAAGCTGTCCGGCGACTCGATCCGCGTCCCCGTCCCGGTGGGCTCGATCGTCGAGCTGAACACGACCGTGGCCCGCGACGTGACGCGCGACGAGGTCCTGGCCGCCTACCGCACGGCGGCGGAGGGCCCGCTCGCCGGCGTCCTGGAGTACTCCGAGGACGCTCTCGTGTCGTCCGACATCACGGGCAACCCGGCCTCGTCGATCTTCGACTCGGCCCTCACCCGCGTCGACGGCCGCCACATCAAGGTCGTCGCCTGGTACGACAACGAGTGGGGCTTCTCCAACCGCGTGATCGACACGCTCCAGCTCCTCGCCGCGAGCTGA
- a CDS encoding GlxA family transcriptional regulator → MSESRLHRVAVLVLEGAKPLDVGIAAQVFTTRASMPYEVRVCGAEPGLVTGGDGLSYHVAHGLDALAWADIVFVPGYRSPDREDPPRAVVDALIAAHRRGARLAAISTGAFALAATGLLDGKRATTHWHYTRALAAKHPLVHVDENVLFIDEGSVLTSAGAASGIDLCLHILRGDLGVAASNHAARRLVAAPYRSGGQAQYVPRSVPEPLGERFAATREWALHRLGESLSLDRLAEHAAVSPRTFSRRFADDTGYTPMQWVMRARIDMARELLERSQWSVEQIAAGVGLGTGANLRLHFQHILGTSPSEYRRTFTQGE, encoded by the coding sequence GTGTCAGAAAGCCGTCTGCATCGCGTCGCCGTCCTCGTGCTCGAAGGGGCCAAACCGCTCGATGTCGGAATTGCCGCGCAGGTGTTCACGACCCGCGCGAGCATGCCGTACGAGGTACGGGTGTGCGGCGCGGAACCCGGGCTCGTCACGGGCGGCGACGGACTGTCGTACCACGTCGCCCACGGCCTCGACGCGCTCGCCTGGGCCGACATCGTCTTCGTCCCCGGCTACCGGTCCCCCGACCGCGAGGACCCGCCGCGGGCCGTCGTCGACGCGCTGATCGCCGCCCACCGGCGAGGGGCACGGCTGGCCGCCATCTCGACCGGCGCCTTCGCCCTCGCCGCCACGGGGCTGCTCGACGGCAAGCGCGCCACGACGCACTGGCACTACACCCGGGCTCTCGCGGCGAAGCACCCCCTCGTCCACGTCGACGAGAACGTCCTCTTCATCGACGAGGGCAGCGTGCTCACCTCGGCGGGCGCCGCCTCGGGCATCGACCTCTGTCTCCACATCCTGCGCGGCGACCTCGGTGTGGCCGCGTCGAACCACGCGGCCCGGCGCCTGGTCGCCGCTCCCTACCGCAGCGGCGGTCAGGCCCAGTACGTGCCACGCAGTGTGCCCGAGCCGCTGGGCGAACGGTTCGCCGCCACCCGCGAGTGGGCCCTCCACCGGCTCGGTGAATCCCTCTCCCTCGACAGGCTCGCCGAGCACGCGGCGGTGTCACCGCGGACCTTCTCGCGGCGGTTCGCCGACGACACCGGCTACACCCCGATGCAGTGGGTGATGCGGGCCCGGATCGACATGGCGCGTGAGCTGTTGGAGCGTTCGCAGTGGAGCGTCGAGCAGATCGCCGCGGGCGTCGGCCTGGGCACGGGCGCCAATCTGCGGCTCCACTTCCAGCACATTCTCGGCACCAGCCCGAGCGAGTATCGGCGCACCTTCACCCAGGGCGAATAG
- a CDS encoding amidase domain-containing protein gives MKSRKLSRKRQRATIVTAAAASVVAGAALLPNWSAGAASVAADPKVDASTKATFQKLADAVFTDRTDALVDNGTSKRTTSRFSGDVRLSSTQTRTEKSALSQLEGRKDRLAKLGEKYRAGNTTVSLDTTKVKGRHATVTVTETTTLTYDKATGTEPKTTGFQAHHQLTFKADRKGDWQLTGVRDTDDGVAVNQVATTPLVAAPKTADDGPPTAARSAITKNPAANPKNLTASGYDYKAMAAYAAKYWKTYNPAYPDFNGEGAGGDCTNFVSQSLKAGGWKHVPGYTNDFHNWFGTADIQSDSFIGVNEFSWFALSSKRVTSLANVYQLDIGDVLQMDFNKDGSKDHSMIVTYRSPQGVPYLSYHSTNTYNRSVASIIASYPNAAYYAYRT, from the coding sequence TTGAAATCAAGGAAACTGAGCCGTAAGCGGCAACGCGCGACCATAGTCACGGCGGCGGCCGCATCGGTCGTCGCCGGAGCGGCGCTGCTGCCCAACTGGTCCGCCGGCGCGGCCAGTGTCGCCGCCGACCCCAAGGTGGACGCGTCCACGAAGGCCACCTTCCAGAAGCTGGCCGACGCGGTCTTCACCGACCGTACCGACGCCCTGGTCGACAACGGGACGAGCAAGCGGACCACGTCGCGGTTCTCCGGCGACGTGCGTCTGTCCTCCACCCAGACGCGCACCGAGAAGTCCGCGCTGTCGCAGCTCGAGGGCCGCAAGGACCGTCTGGCGAAGCTCGGCGAGAAGTACCGTGCGGGCAACACGACGGTCTCGCTGGACACCACGAAGGTGAAGGGCCGTCACGCCACCGTCACCGTCACCGAGACGACGACGCTGACGTACGACAAGGCCACGGGCACCGAGCCGAAGACCACCGGCTTCCAGGCCCACCACCAGCTGACGTTCAAGGCCGACCGCAAGGGCGACTGGCAGCTGACCGGTGTCCGGGACACCGACGACGGTGTCGCGGTCAACCAGGTCGCCACCACCCCGCTCGTCGCCGCCCCGAAGACCGCCGACGACGGGCCGCCCACGGCCGCCCGTTCGGCGATCACGAAGAACCCGGCAGCGAACCCGAAGAACCTCACGGCCTCCGGTTACGACTACAAGGCCATGGCGGCGTACGCGGCCAAGTACTGGAAGACGTACAACCCGGCGTACCCGGACTTCAACGGGGAGGGTGCCGGCGGTGACTGCACCAACTTCGTCAGCCAGTCCCTGAAGGCCGGTGGCTGGAAGCACGTTCCCGGTTACACGAACGACTTCCACAACTGGTTCGGTACCGCGGACATCCAGTCGGACTCGTTCATCGGTGTCAACGAGTTCTCGTGGTTCGCGCTGTCCTCGAAGCGTGTCACCAGCCTCGCCAACGTCTACCAGCTGGACATCGGCGACGTGCTGCAGATGGACTTCAACAAGGACGGGTCCAAGGACCACAGCATGATCGTCACGTACCGCAGCCCGCAGGGTGTGCCGTACCTGTCGTACCACTCCACCAACACCTACAACAGGTCGGTGGCGAGCATCATCGCGTCGTACCCGAACGCCGCGTACTACGCCTACCGCACCTGA